A genome region from Nitrososphaerota archaeon includes the following:
- a CDS encoding type II toxin-antitoxin system VapC family toxin: MIVVDASALAAFILKEPGWRSLVEYVRYCLSLDHAVKEVANALWKLNRVKKVISVEDALRLFNMLSSLLNVNIIFEPEQLYLSKAFRIALDYGLTVYDALYIALAKEKKLPLLTLDERQREAALAFGVETIGVAL, from the coding sequence TGACGCATCCGCTCTCGCAGCATTTATACTTAAAGAGCCTGGATGGAGGAGTTTGGTAGAGTATGTAAGATATTGTTTATCGCTAGATCACGCTGTAAAAGAGGTTGCAAACGCCCTCTGGAAACTAAATCGAGTTAAAAAGGTTATTAGTGTCGAAGATGCCCTACGGCTCTTTAACATGCTCTCTTCTCTACTAAACGTAAATATCATATTTGAGCCTGAGCAACTGTATTTGAGTAAGGCGTTCAGAATAGCGTTGGATTACGGGTTAACTGTGTATGATGCGTTGTATATCGCTTTAGCAAAGGAGAAGAAGCTACCGCTTTTAACACTAGATGAAAGGCAGAGAGAAGCGGCGTTGGCTTTCGGTGTGGAAACAATCGGAGTAGCTCTTTAA